One region of Mucilaginibacter gotjawali genomic DNA includes:
- a CDS encoding helix-turn-helix domain-containing protein — protein sequence MTAFRFNPVTPHPLLSPYVAKMWVFESSGRLPAGDRKLIVPNANFKLTLTYRNGIVARVGDKDFIQGENKLSLTGLIDAPVILDSQEDAQTGTIIIEFNPLGAYRFFHLSYADVKNQIVTMEDLIGNHAKSLQLQLAEANTPALKLRHLQNFLIMQLERTSADPIYDYCIGRISNTNGMVTVAKLEKETGYSSRWLHTKFSEHLGTGPKNLSEIVRFKQFYQAYSNGIQLDSLKEYIYHYYHDQSHFIRAFKRFTGATPTELKNSINELSKKNFTS from the coding sequence ATGACAGCATTCCGGTTCAATCCAGTCACACCTCATCCTTTACTAAGCCCATACGTTGCTAAAATGTGGGTATTCGAAAGCAGCGGCCGGCTCCCTGCCGGGGATAGAAAACTGATTGTTCCAAATGCAAATTTCAAATTAACGCTTACCTACCGTAACGGGATCGTGGCCCGCGTTGGCGACAAGGATTTCATTCAAGGCGAAAATAAACTAAGTTTAACGGGTTTAATTGATGCACCTGTCATTCTTGATTCGCAGGAAGACGCTCAGACCGGCACGATCATCATTGAATTTAACCCGCTTGGCGCCTATCGTTTTTTTCATTTATCATACGCCGATGTGAAAAATCAAATTGTGACAATGGAAGATCTGATCGGTAACCACGCCAAAAGCCTTCAATTGCAACTGGCTGAAGCAAACACGCCGGCGCTAAAATTAAGGCACCTGCAGAATTTTCTGATCATGCAATTGGAAAGAACCTCAGCTGACCCAATTTACGACTATTGCATTGGCCGCATATCGAACACCAATGGTATGGTTACCGTAGCAAAACTCGAAAAGGAAACCGGCTACAGTTCGCGCTGGCTTCACACAAAATTTTCGGAACACCTGGGCACGGGGCCAAAAAACCTTTCCGAAATAGTCCGGTTCAAACAATTTTACCAGGCGTATTCAAACGGTATTCAATTGGATAGCTTAAAAGAATATATTTACCATTACTATCACGATCAATCGCATTTCATCAGGGCATTTAAAAGGTTCACCGGGGCCACCCCCACCGAACTTAAAAACAGCATAAATGAACTCAGTAAAAAGAATTTCACCAGCTGA
- a CDS encoding SRPBCC family protein gives MKKNDFNCSIAVNISAVEAIKKISNVPGWWGITFTGSAEKQNDRFIVNMGGDSFFNFTVSELIPGKRVVWLVDDCNMPWYNDKKEWANTKLIFDLTENNGTTELTFTHEGLTPNVECYKDCEPGWTHWIKTSLFSYLTTGEGVFRPATK, from the coding sequence ATGAAAAAGAACGATTTTAACTGCAGTATCGCTGTAAATATCAGCGCAGTAGAGGCGATCAAAAAGATTAGCAACGTACCCGGGTGGTGGGGAATTACCTTTACCGGTAGCGCCGAAAAACAAAATGATCGGTTTATAGTAAACATGGGCGGAGATTCCTTCTTCAACTTCACCGTATCAGAATTGATCCCCGGCAAACGGGTTGTTTGGTTGGTTGACGATTGCAATATGCCCTGGTATAACGACAAAAAGGAATGGGCCAATACCAAATTGATTTTTGATCTGACCGAGAATAACGGTACAACTGAGCTGACTTTTACACATGAAGGCCTTACGCCTAATGTGGAATGCTACAAGGATTGCGAACCCGGTTGGACGCACTGGATCAAAACGAGTTTGTTTTCTTATCTTACTACCGGAGAAGGCGTTTTTAGGCCAGCCACAAAATAA